In Gemmobacter fulvus, a single window of DNA contains:
- a CDS encoding ABC transporter permease, which translates to MPAFLLKRFIQSIVLLVIVSIIGFTVLNLIPGGPMAQYALDPGMTQDDMNRLAEQLGLNRPIWVQYFDWAWRLLHGDWGTSFRDGNPVTSVIGRHIFATFLLMGSSTAIAIAIGTWIGIRGATHRYSAFDYLATVGAMVALSIPTFWFGLIGIYVFSLRLDWLPAGNMYTIGDGSVLNYLHHLIMPSAVLALVHIAIWSRFMRGATLDVISQEFVKTARAKGVTERRVIMKHVVGNALLPMITLAGVQLPSILTGALVTETVFTWPGMGRLFLDSLGYSDYPVVMGLLMFSALLTIAGNLIADIVVALVDPRIRLA; encoded by the coding sequence ATGCCCGCATTCCTGCTTAAGCGTTTCATCCAGAGTATCGTGCTTCTGGTGATTGTGTCGATCATCGGCTTCACCGTGCTCAACCTCATTCCCGGCGGGCCGATGGCGCAATATGCGCTCGATCCGGGCATGACCCAGGATGACATGAACCGGCTTGCCGAACAGCTTGGCCTGAACCGACCGATCTGGGTTCAGTATTTCGACTGGGCCTGGCGGCTGCTGCACGGCGACTGGGGCACCTCGTTCCGGGACGGCAATCCGGTCACGAGCGTGATTGGCCGCCATATCTTTGCGACCTTCCTGCTGATGGGATCGTCGACGGCCATCGCCATAGCCATCGGCACATGGATCGGCATTCGGGGGGCGACGCACCGCTATTCGGCCTTCGACTATCTGGCGACCGTCGGGGCCATGGTCGCCCTGTCGATCCCGACCTTCTGGTTCGGCCTGATCGGGATCTATGTCTTTTCGCTGCGGCTCGACTGGTTGCCCGCGGGCAATATGTACACCATCGGCGATGGGTCGGTGCTGAACTACCTGCATCACCTTATCATGCCCTCGGCTGTGCTGGCGCTGGTGCATATCGCGATCTGGAGCCGCTTCATGCGGGGGGCGACGCTGGATGTGATCAGCCAGGAATTCGTGAAAACTGCCCGCGCCAAAGGTGTCACCGAACGGCGGGTCATCATGAAGCATGTGGTCGGCAACGCGCTTTTGCCGATGATCACGCTGGCAGGTGTGCAGCTGCCGTCGATCCTGACCGGCGCGCTGGTGACGGAAACCGTGTTCACCTGGCCCGGCATGGGGCGGCTGTTCCTCGATAGCCTGGGCTACAGCGACTATCCGGTCGTGATGGGTCTGCTGATGTTCTCGGCCCTGCTCACCATCGCCGGAAATCTTATCGCCGATATCGTCGTTGCGCTGGTCGATCCGCGCATTCGTCTGGCCTGA
- a CDS encoding ABC transporter ATP-binding protein yields the protein MIASIHAVAKPDVALSVRGLTISLPKGMERTHAVEDISFELRRGQILCVIGESGSGKSVTANTIMGLLPKVIEVTAGSIEVEGREIIGLGPETLRSLRGRVVSMIFQDPLSALNPLMTVGAQIDEAMQAHGIGNPTSRRERAIELMTEVGLPDPELMYHQYPFRLSGGQRQRVMIAMALALEPTILIADEPTTALDVTTQAQILKLIREIQHRKGMSVMFITHDFGVVAEIADSVVVMEKGKVVEQGSAKKVLQSPDHPYTRRLIAAVPHLTGIDRTPMATTDTKPVIKVENLAKTYRSGSALLRTLRVVPAVNGVSFEVAPGRTLGVVGESGSGKSSLGRLLIKLMQADSGRILFDGTDIAPLQEAGFRALRQKIQLIFQDPFASLNPRMTIGRILTVGPIAHGADFATARTEARDLLNLVGLDAGAFDRYPHEFSGGQRQRIGIARALMFKPKLLIADEAVSALDVSIQAQILQLLDRIQRETGVSMIFITHDLRVASQICDQIAVMQKGRIVEQGPPSQIFLNPQSAYTRELVAAIPGERPQGFQPMAAEL from the coding sequence ATGATTGCAAGCATCCACGCCGTAGCCAAGCCCGACGTGGCACTGTCGGTTCGTGGGCTTACCATCAGCCTGCCGAAAGGGATGGAGCGGACGCATGCAGTCGAGGACATCTCCTTTGAACTGCGGCGCGGCCAGATCCTTTGTGTGATCGGGGAATCGGGCTCGGGCAAGTCGGTGACGGCCAATACGATCATGGGGCTTCTGCCCAAGGTCATCGAGGTGACGGCCGGCTCGATCGAGGTGGAGGGGCGCGAGATCATCGGTCTGGGCCCCGAGACGCTGCGCAGCCTGCGCGGGCGTGTTGTGTCGATGATCTTTCAGGATCCGCTTTCGGCGCTCAATCCCCTGATGACGGTGGGGGCGCAGATCGACGAGGCGATGCAGGCGCATGGCATTGGCAACCCGACCTCGCGGCGCGAACGCGCGATCGAGCTGATGACCGAGGTCGGTCTGCCCGATCCCGAACTGATGTATCATCAATATCCGTTCCGCCTGTCGGGCGGCCAGCGCCAGCGGGTGATGATTGCGATGGCCCTGGCGCTGGAGCCGACCATCCTGATCGCAGACGAGCCGACGACGGCCCTGGACGTGACCACGCAGGCGCAGATCCTCAAGCTGATCCGCGAGATCCAGCACCGCAAGGGCATGAGCGTGATGTTCATCACCCATGATTTCGGCGTCGTGGCCGAGATCGCCGACAGCGTGGTGGTGATGGAAAAAGGCAAGGTGGTCGAACAGGGCAGCGCCAAGAAGGTGCTGCAATCGCCCGACCATCCCTATACCCGCCGCCTGATTGCCGCCGTTCCACATCTGACCGGCATAGACCGCACGCCGATGGCGACCACCGATACGAAACCCGTCATCAAGGTCGAAAATCTGGCGAAAACCTATCGCAGCGGCAGTGCCTTGCTGCGCACCCTGCGCGTGGTGCCTGCGGTGAACGGGGTTTCGTTTGAGGTGGCACCCGGTCGCACGCTGGGTGTGGTGGGGGAAAGCGGGTCGGGCAAATCCTCGCTGGGGCGGCTTCTGATCAAGCTGATGCAGGCCGACAGCGGCCGTATCCTGTTTGACGGCACCGATATTGCGCCCTTGCAGGAAGCGGGCTTTCGCGCCCTGCGCCAGAAGATCCAGCTGATCTTTCAGGATCCTTTCGCCTCGCTGAACCCGCGCATGACCATTGGCCGCATCCTGACCGTTGGCCCCATCGCCCATGGCGCGGACTTTGCCACGGCGCGCACCGAGGCGCGGGATCTTCTCAATCTCGTCGGGCTGGATGCGGGGGCCTTTGACCGGTATCCGCACGAGTTTTCGGGCGGTCAGCGCCAGCGGATCGGCATCGCGCGGGCGCTGATGTTCAAACCGAAACTGCTGATCGCAGACGAGGCTGTTTCGGCGCTCGATGTGTCGATTCAGGCGCAGATTCTGCAACTTCTGGATCGGATCCAGCGCGAGACCGGGGTGTCGATGATCTTCATCACCCACGATCTGCGCGTGGCCAGCCAGATCTGCGACCAGATTGCGGTGATGCAGAAAGGCCGGATCGTCGAGCAGGGCCCGCCCTCGCAGATCTTTCTCAATCCGCAATCCGCCTACACGCGGGAACTGGTTGCCGCCATTCCCGGTGAACGCCCCCAGGGCTTTCAGCCCATGGCGGCCGAACTTTAA
- a CDS encoding peptide ABC transporter substrate-binding protein: MTKTTTGKLNLSRRAALHMMLAGGAVGLIGTNLLGKPAFAATPPSAPTGRMIVGLSQEPTVFHPLMAHIETDDGVIFSVFDALFRISPDGVVLPNLAAEVPDQTNGGISEDGLNWRIRLRDDVRWHDGEAFTAEDVKFTLELITNPDFRAWRTTGHSLVRDITVVSPTEITWRMEEAFAPYISFLTETFIVPKHILEKETDPNAGAFHQAPIGTGAFKWGERIAGDRLELVANADYYGEGPYIENLIFKYIPDMTVLYTQFRSGDIDIVGQAYITPDNYAEAQTLADRVVTLVPKGSVESIYLNQEKPQFKDRAVREALYAAIDRRAIIDALNYGVPRETETFMPTQSVFYNPDLPKHEFNLDRARQLLDDAGWVPGADGIRAKDGVRLSFKNSTTAGAHLREQAQQFIQQTFAEIGVEMQIENLPSAVMWGDFWTQSQFDSAMVGITYLIGSDPDVTNRFHTNAIAAKGGSGSNNAQYSNPEVDALLEEGSRTFDTEKRREIYLKVQEIIRQDLPLLPLFANTSVYGIKTGIEGFTANANTRTESWQAASWYWA, translated from the coding sequence ATGACCAAGACCACCACAGGAAAGTTGAACCTCTCGCGCCGTGCGGCGCTGCACATGATGCTTGCCGGCGGCGCCGTCGGTCTGATCGGGACCAACCTTCTGGGCAAACCCGCCTTTGCCGCCACCCCGCCTTCCGCCCCGACCGGGCGCATGATCGTGGGCCTGTCGCAGGAACCGACCGTGTTCCACCCGTTGATGGCGCATATCGAGACCGATGACGGCGTGATCTTTTCGGTGTTTGACGCCCTGTTCCGCATCAGCCCCGATGGGGTCGTTCTGCCCAATCTGGCCGCCGAAGTGCCCGACCAAACCAACGGCGGGATCTCGGAGGACGGGCTGAACTGGCGCATCCGCCTGCGCGATGATGTGCGCTGGCACGACGGCGAGGCCTTCACCGCAGAAGACGTGAAATTCACGCTGGAACTGATCACCAACCCCGATTTCCGGGCCTGGCGCACGACCGGCCATTCGCTGGTCCGCGATATCACCGTGGTGTCGCCGACCGAGATCACCTGGCGGATGGAAGAGGCCTTTGCGCCCTATATCTCGTTCCTCACCGAAACTTTCATCGTGCCCAAGCACATTCTGGAAAAGGAAACCGACCCGAACGCGGGCGCCTTCCATCAGGCACCGATCGGCACCGGGGCCTTCAAATGGGGTGAGCGCATTGCCGGGGACCGTCTCGAACTGGTTGCCAACGCCGATTACTACGGTGAAGGCCCCTATATCGAGAACCTGATCTTCAAATACATCCCCGACATGACGGTGCTGTATACCCAGTTCCGCAGCGGTGACATCGACATCGTGGGGCAGGCCTATATCACGCCCGACAACTATGCCGAGGCGCAGACGCTGGCCGACCGCGTTGTGACGCTGGTGCCGAAAGGCTCGGTCGAGTCGATCTACCTCAATCAGGAAAAGCCGCAGTTCAAGGATCGGGCGGTGCGCGAAGCGCTGTATGCCGCGATTGACCGCCGGGCGATCATTGATGCGCTGAACTACGGTGTTCCGCGCGAAACCGAAACCTTCATGCCGACGCAATCCGTCTTCTACAACCCGGATCTGCCGAAGCATGAATTCAACCTCGACCGCGCGCGGCAGCTTCTGGATGACGCGGGCTGGGTGCCGGGGGCCGATGGCATCCGGGCCAAGGATGGCGTGCGCCTGTCGTTCAAGAACTCCACCACGGCGGGTGCCCACCTGCGGGAACAGGCCCAGCAGTTCATCCAGCAGACCTTCGCCGAGATCGGCGTGGAAATGCAGATCGAGAACCTGCCCTCTGCCGTGATGTGGGGCGATTTCTGGACCCAGTCGCAATTCGACTCGGCGATGGTCGGCATCACCTATCTGATCGGGTCGGACCCCGATGTGACCAACCGCTTCCACACCAACGCGATTGCGGCCAAGGGGGGCAGCGGGTCGAACAACGCGCAATACTCCAACCCCGAGGTTGACGCCCTGCTGGAAGAGGGCAGCCGCACCTTCGACACCGAGAAACGCCGCGAGATCTATCTCAAGGTGCAAGAGATCATCCGGCAGGATCTGCCGCTGCTGCCGCTGTTCGCCAATACCTCGGTCTACGGGATCAAGACGGGCATCGAGGGCTTTACCGCCAATGCCAATACCCGCACCGAATCCTGGCAGGCGGCAAGCTGGTACTGGGCCTGA